In Acaryochloris marina S15, a single genomic region encodes these proteins:
- a CDS encoding DUF4347 domain-containing protein — protein MMFPRFSKPNFFASSKCQQTLAGLILFGAVGSVGYSSPSQAAMEIYPQAKHDLVSAYSKSPTHLGQTSTRLLATPMTDVIIVDAGVTNPDALLKNLPSQAAVHFINSNADGLDQISDILSNYRNLKAVHLISHGSAAQLHLGNSRVNSTTLHQKAGQIQQWQTALSPTADIFLYGCNVASTTEGKAFVSNLSALSNADVAASNNPTGDATQGGDWTLEYQLGELEPQMVSQQLAQSNYAQLLQVTVLNFNDSTPTLEPATTNVYRFQNVATVGGQGIDALVTVSNINNATLTTLDDNNTFPDRFQPVIRHDGGANTISSIQFDFQLVQAGTNTPLAATNVFFSAQDVDGNGAANAVREFVEVVGADTVFIDDPTLLELVPPTGGGIRHRIQNSSNVQNGIGTDDRYEVYSYLGDTVSTFTIIAGNDVGAANCSGASCPRQNSWTFDISDIQVIDFSDAPSDYGVPSHAGTTATTLQLGAARDGDNGPIPTANALGDDNNGSPDDEDGVILAALNASDTSYTIQAANISATNDTGGPATLHAWVDFDGNGTFEADEYASQTVQSGNSSPDGALTWSGAGVSGLTGGTTTYARFRLTTDVNVNANTPGGFARNGEVEDYTLAIATPENPDIDNNFCQVSSDMMFILDKSGSVDLSERRAQRDAVMAMLNYLVDNNITSRVGIVRFDTSSATVINYTDVTAANLPTFESALNTNYVNIGGGFTNWEAGFQQAISLGVSPGSPDAVFFFADGNINTGGSPNDEALQFKQAGAHVYGIGIQNLDINDFLGITDGSNTTQFNAALDNANSADYVEVNTYDDLADDMTSLLRSLCPPATNNPNVLLVKRITRVNGLTANGGTNLNVYVDDPSYEYDDNTLNSPAPTPLDTEYWPTPSTFLLGATNGGQTRPGDEIEYTIYFLSTGTSTAMDVQFCDKVPSFQTFVPDAFNAVTPAPSGGIGANRGITVEYNGSLLSFTNDADGDTAQYYPPGSSLPAVCDNAPAQTEDNGAIVVNLGDLPQTTGVGTPATSYGAVRFRANVK, from the coding sequence ATGATGTTTCCTAGATTTTCCAAGCCAAACTTCTTCGCCTCTTCTAAATGCCAGCAGACATTAGCAGGTCTGATTTTATTCGGAGCTGTGGGAAGTGTTGGCTACAGCAGCCCTTCACAGGCTGCTATGGAGATTTATCCACAAGCTAAGCATGATCTAGTCTCTGCCTACTCAAAATCTCCAACTCATTTAGGGCAAACCTCTACCCGTCTCCTTGCCACTCCCATGACGGATGTGATTATTGTTGATGCAGGTGTAACCAACCCAGATGCGTTGCTCAAAAATTTGCCTAGCCAGGCTGCTGTGCACTTTATTAATTCAAACGCAGATGGACTAGATCAAATTAGCGATATTCTCAGCAACTATCGCAATCTTAAAGCAGTGCACTTGATCTCTCATGGATCTGCTGCTCAGTTACATCTGGGAAACTCACGGGTCAATTCAACCACTCTCCACCAAAAGGCGGGACAAATTCAGCAGTGGCAAACGGCACTATCGCCAACGGCAGATATCTTTCTCTATGGATGCAATGTTGCCTCGACAACGGAAGGGAAAGCATTTGTTTCTAACCTTAGCGCCCTAAGCAACGCTGATGTGGCTGCCTCCAATAATCCAACGGGTGATGCAACCCAGGGTGGAGATTGGACCTTAGAGTATCAGCTGGGTGAACTAGAACCCCAGATGGTTTCTCAGCAACTAGCGCAGTCGAATTACGCTCAGCTCTTACAAGTTACCGTTCTAAATTTCAATGACTCAACACCAACATTAGAGCCCGCCACAACGAACGTTTACCGCTTCCAGAATGTCGCTACCGTAGGTGGGCAAGGGATTGATGCGTTAGTCACGGTTAGCAATATCAATAATGCCACCCTCACCACCTTGGATGATAACAATACGTTCCCCGATCGATTTCAGCCGGTCATTCGCCACGATGGCGGAGCGAATACCATCTCTTCGATTCAGTTTGATTTTCAGTTAGTTCAAGCAGGAACAAATACTCCTTTAGCAGCAACCAACGTTTTTTTCAGTGCTCAGGATGTTGATGGAAACGGAGCTGCGAACGCGGTTAGAGAGTTTGTGGAAGTGGTCGGTGCCGACACCGTATTTATCGATGATCCAACCTTGTTGGAACTCGTGCCGCCGACCGGAGGCGGGATTCGTCATCGAATTCAGAATTCTTCGAATGTGCAAAACGGGATTGGCACAGACGATCGCTACGAGGTTTATAGTTACCTGGGAGACACGGTCAGCACCTTCACCATAATTGCTGGGAATGATGTGGGGGCTGCCAACTGTTCTGGTGCAAGCTGCCCTCGCCAAAACTCTTGGACTTTTGATATTTCTGATATTCAAGTTATCGATTTTAGCGATGCCCCGTCCGATTACGGTGTTCCCTCCCATGCGGGTACTACAGCTACTACGCTTCAGCTGGGTGCTGCAAGAGATGGCGATAATGGTCCCATTCCTACAGCCAATGCTTTAGGAGACGATAACAATGGCTCTCCTGATGATGAGGATGGTGTGATCTTAGCGGCCCTCAACGCCAGCGATACCTCCTACACCATTCAGGCAGCAAATATCTCCGCAACCAATGATACTGGGGGGCCGGCTACCCTACATGCCTGGGTGGACTTTGATGGAAATGGCACTTTTGAGGCTGATGAATATGCCAGTCAAACGGTACAAAGCGGCAACAGTTCTCCAGATGGGGCATTAACCTGGTCTGGGGCCGGCGTGAGTGGGCTGACAGGTGGCACGACCACCTATGCTCGTTTTCGCCTCACCACAGATGTCAACGTCAATGCCAACACACCGGGGGGATTTGCTAGGAATGGTGAGGTAGAAGATTACACACTTGCGATCGCAACTCCAGAAAATCCAGATATAGATAATAACTTCTGTCAGGTGAGCAGTGACATGATGTTTATCTTGGATAAATCTGGTTCAGTGGATCTCAGTGAGCGACGAGCACAACGTGATGCGGTCATGGCAATGCTCAATTACTTGGTCGATAACAATATTACTTCTCGGGTTGGTATTGTCCGGTTTGATACTTCCAGTGCCACAGTGATTAATTACACCGACGTAACGGCTGCTAATTTACCCACCTTCGAAAGTGCTCTAAATACTAACTATGTCAATATTGGCGGGGGCTTCACCAATTGGGAAGCTGGATTCCAGCAGGCTATTTCTCTGGGGGTATCACCTGGCAGTCCTGATGCCGTTTTCTTCTTCGCAGATGGCAATATCAATACAGGAGGCAGCCCGAACGATGAAGCATTGCAATTCAAGCAGGCAGGTGCTCATGTTTATGGAATTGGCATCCAAAATTTAGATATCAATGATTTCTTGGGTATAACCGATGGTAGTAATACCACGCAATTTAATGCTGCGCTGGATAATGCTAATTCTGCAGATTATGTAGAAGTCAATACCTATGATGACTTAGCGGACGATATGACCAGCTTGTTACGCTCACTTTGCCCACCTGCAACCAACAACCCCAATGTGTTATTGGTCAAGCGGATCACCCGTGTAAATGGTCTCACAGCGAATGGGGGCACTAACCTCAATGTTTACGTTGATGACCCCAGCTATGAGTACGACGACAATACCCTCAATAGCCCTGCGCCAACTCCCTTGGATACAGAATACTGGCCCACTCCAAGCACCTTTTTACTGGGGGCCACCAATGGGGGTCAAACCCGTCCAGGGGACGAGATAGAGTACACCATCTATTTCCTATCAACGGGTACTTCAACGGCCATGGATGTCCAATTCTGCGATAAAGTTCCCAGTTTCCAAACCTTTGTGCCTGATGCGTTTAACGCCGTAACCCCTGCCCCTAGTGGAGGCATCGGAGCTAATCGGGGCATTACAGTCGAATACAACGGCAGTCTTCTCTCATTTACCAACGATGCAGATGGAGATACCGCTCAGTATTACCCACCGGGTTCCTCTTTGCCTGCAGTTTGTGATAATGCCCCCGCTCAAACAGAAGACAACGGTGCCATTGTCGTTAACTTAGGTGACTTACCCCAGACAACGGGCGTAGGTACCCCGGCAACTTCTTACGGTGCCGTTCGGTTTCGGGCCAACGTAAAGTAG
- a CDS encoding right-handed parallel beta-helix repeat-containing protein has product MKSRGTLQSTPRLPHPSSGMAIAWASLTSFLAIAGLISTYQNAHAQTVRATTAPVQVTVNSPLDGEIKADEVVTLREAIAITNGVLNKGDLSEAERAQITPSTDHSRIDFDLPRDNTTIRLQALLPTVTNPGLLIDGTSQAGYTLAEGDASAPAPVVALTPAEDTEVFRGLTLAADKVHVRALSLYGFTSIHQTTATTPPADIFIAHRLLPSKRLKEDNPQVTYPYDDERDLPPQGILIEDSYLGITPQGTAPTGSRSAFGVSIYNAIGTRILNNQIAHHDGSAVITSVRAEQTEIANNIIEQNGLAGMPDAIRLEGDIDGTKIHTNQIQQNAGSAVYLFKPEGSVMIEKNLIADNGQRFRRAAILLMGDNHHVVNNTIQDQPGPGVVITSYPTSQRNFILDNRFANLDGLSIDLIARENRFLDRFSRISINRVDLASRSNTRVQDYQVGDGPNPLRNSDQRKRDTANRGLNTPQFLSSEFYLMEGAVNLDGEADPGTEIVLYKVMEEGKQGPLNEPVTMVKSDEEGRFAITLTDANAGDRFSAIAIHPDYGTSEPARNAVVIDLK; this is encoded by the coding sequence ATGAAATCTCGCGGCACGCTCCAATCAACTCCCCGCCTTCCCCATCCATCTTCAGGAATGGCTATTGCCTGGGCTTCCTTAACCTCTTTCCTGGCCATCGCAGGGCTAATCAGTACTTACCAAAATGCCCATGCGCAGACCGTTAGAGCGACTACTGCTCCGGTGCAAGTCACGGTTAATAGTCCTTTAGATGGCGAAATTAAGGCCGATGAGGTGGTTACCTTAAGAGAAGCGATCGCAATTACCAACGGCGTGCTTAACAAAGGCGACCTGAGTGAAGCAGAACGGGCTCAAATCACTCCTAGCACAGATCATAGCCGGATTGATTTTGACTTACCTAGGGACAACACCACGATTCGCCTGCAGGCCCTGCTGCCCACCGTCACTAACCCCGGTCTATTAATTGATGGCACTAGCCAAGCTGGCTATACCCTCGCCGAGGGGGATGCCAGTGCCCCTGCCCCTGTAGTTGCCCTGACCCCAGCCGAGGATACAGAAGTCTTTCGGGGATTAACCCTCGCAGCGGATAAGGTCCATGTCAGAGCCTTGAGTCTCTATGGATTTACCTCCATCCATCAAACCACTGCCACAACCCCCCCTGCAGATATTTTTATTGCCCATCGGCTTCTGCCTTCCAAACGTCTTAAAGAAGATAACCCCCAAGTCACCTATCCCTACGATGACGAGCGGGATCTTCCCCCCCAAGGAATTCTCATTGAGGATAGCTATTTAGGAATTACGCCCCAAGGCACAGCCCCTACCGGTTCTCGATCCGCCTTTGGGGTCTCCATCTACAACGCCATTGGCACGCGCATTCTCAACAACCAGATTGCCCATCACGACGGTAGCGCCGTGATTACCAGCGTCCGCGCCGAACAAACTGAGATTGCCAACAACATCATTGAACAGAATGGCTTGGCCGGCATGCCCGATGCCATCCGCCTAGAAGGCGATATTGATGGCACCAAAATCCATACCAACCAGATTCAACAGAATGCGGGCAGCGCTGTTTACCTTTTCAAGCCCGAAGGGTCGGTCATGATTGAGAAAAATCTGATCGCCGACAATGGCCAACGATTCCGTCGGGCCGCCATCCTGCTGATGGGTGACAATCACCATGTCGTCAACAACACCATCCAAGACCAACCGGGTCCGGGTGTTGTAATCACCTCCTATCCCACGAGCCAGCGCAACTTTATCCTCGACAATCGATTTGCCAATCTTGACGGCCTCAGCATCGATTTGATTGCTCGCGAAAACCGTTTTCTCGACCGCTTCTCTCGCATCTCCATCAACCGCGTGGACTTAGCGTCTCGATCCAATACTAGAGTGCAAGACTACCAAGTAGGGGATGGTCCAAATCCCTTACGCAATTCAGACCAACGTAAGCGCGATACCGCCAACCGAGGCCTTAATACGCCTCAGTTTCTCAGCTCCGAATTTTATTTAATGGAGGGGGCGGTCAACCTAGATGGGGAAGCCGATCCAGGGACAGAAATTGTGCTGTACAAGGTCATGGAAGAGGGTAAGCAAGGTCCTCTCAATGAGCCAGTGACCATGGTCAAATCCGATGAAGAGGGGCGGTTTGCCATCACTCTCACGGATGCCAATGCAGGTGATCGATTCAGTGCGATCGCAATTCACCCTGACTATGGAACGTCTGAACCGGCCCGCAATGCGGTCGTAATAGACCTTAAGTAG